The following are encoded in a window of Panicum virgatum strain AP13 chromosome 5N, P.virgatum_v5, whole genome shotgun sequence genomic DNA:
- the LOC120674266 gene encoding uncharacterized protein LOC120674266 isoform X3, translated as MKSRRQSSGGSSGGATAAGVGNTHSSGGGCKLERKDVEKNRRLHMKGLCLKLSSLIPPAARRASLLSEAAASASNPNKSFYGVGTKMTFFPNGSSAGKRAWAEPHHNSLLSVASGGPTCHLNSPIIQSFQATYRRGGPLRHHPVMGSRDTPLVSLVLINGRHVRERKGKLESPSDELSPPTIRVV; from the exons ATGAAGAGCCGGAGGCAGAGCAGCGGGGGCAGctcgggcggcgcgacggccgcGGGGGTGGGGAACACgcacagcagcggcggcgggtgcaAGCTGGAGAGGAAGGACGTGGAGAAGAACCGGCGGCTGCACATGAAGGGCCTCTGCCTCAAGCTCTCCTCCCTCATCCCGCCCGCCGCCAGGCGCGCGTCCCTGctctcggaggcggcggcgtccgcgtccAACCCCAACAAG aGTTTTTATGGTGTGGGAACTAAAATGACTTTTTTTCCCAACGGCTCTTCAGCCGGCAAAAGGGCCTGGGCCGAACCCCACCACAATTCACTTTTGTCTGTGGCCTCTGGTGGGCCCACCTGTCACCTCAATTCCCCAATAATTCAGAGTTTCCAAGCCACCTACCGACGAGGAGGGCCGCTTCGCCACCATCCTGTGATGGGGA gtCGGGACACACCCTTGGTCTCACTCGTCTTGATTAATGGTCGCCATGTGCGCGAGCGCAAGGGGAAACTAGAGTCTCCGTCAGATGAGCTGTCTCCTCCGACGATACGAGTAGTTTAG